From the Oceanicaulis alexandrii DSM 11625 genome, one window contains:
- a CDS encoding YciI family protein, giving the protein MLFAVTCTDRLGALDMRLKHRSEHLLWASAEDSPVKMAGPLLSAEGDPVGSLLIVEAEDEAALRDILATDPYAKADLFSDVFWIPFKWTVKAPEGL; this is encoded by the coding sequence ATGCTGTTTGCCGTCACTTGCACCGACCGACTGGGCGCACTTGATATGCGTCTGAAACACCGCTCCGAGCATTTGCTCTGGGCCTCTGCGGAGGACTCCCCCGTCAAGATGGCGGGGCCTTTGCTGAGCGCGGAGGGGGATCCAGTCGGCTCGCTTCTGATCGTCGAGGCCGAAGACGAAGCGGCGTTGCGCGATATTCTGGCGACCGACCCCTACGCCAAGGCGGATCTGTTTTCAGACGTGTTCTGGATTCCGTTCAAATGGACCGTGAAGGCGCCGGAGGGACTTTAG
- a CDS encoding Rieske (2Fe-2S) protein: MSDETETVLPEPGTVLKTLSEIPDPGGLPADFEPTPIVILRTGETVTAYLNVCPHAGRPFSLPSGKTLVSEGRYLVCPFHGASFDVATGACVGGPAGKSVLKPVAVTVVDGQVVAA; the protein is encoded by the coding sequence ATGTCCGACGAGACCGAAACAGTTCTCCCGGAACCGGGCACGGTGCTCAAAACGCTGAGCGAGATTCCCGATCCGGGCGGGTTGCCAGCGGATTTCGAACCGACGCCGATCGTCATCCTGCGCACGGGTGAAACGGTCACGGCGTATCTCAATGTCTGCCCGCATGCGGGCCGTCCGTTTTCGTTGCCTTCGGGCAAGACTTTGGTCAGCGAAGGCCGGTATCTCGTCTGCCCGTTTCATGGCGCGAGCTTTGACGTGGCGACCGGCGCCTGCGTCGGCGGGCCCGCGGGCAAGTCCGTCCTGAAGCCGGTTGCGGTGACAGTGGTGGATGGTCAGGTGGTGGCGGCGTGA
- a CDS encoding creatininase family protein, with product MLLHTAAWPEIEAYLKTSTGIIIPIGSTEQHGPNGLIGTDAICPEVIAREAGDEAGVLVGPTFNVGVAQHHLGFPGSMTLRPTTMIAALNDWIDSLARHGFEKIYFLNGHGGNIATIGAAFAESYSNWSFDGEACPYELMQRNWWDLPGVMDVCRSLFPVGEGSHATASEVSVTYYAYPEHVKDVVMSPKIAPNGRFTDADNYRKTFPDGRIGSDPAQATPEKGATIVQAARKAVIQDVTAFFSR from the coding sequence ATGTTGTTGCACACCGCCGCCTGGCCTGAAATCGAAGCCTATCTGAAAACCAGCACCGGCATCATCATTCCCATCGGCTCCACAGAACAGCATGGTCCGAACGGGCTGATCGGCACGGATGCGATTTGCCCGGAGGTGATTGCGCGCGAAGCCGGCGACGAGGCTGGCGTCCTGGTGGGCCCCACCTTCAATGTGGGCGTCGCCCAGCATCATCTGGGCTTTCCCGGCTCGATGACCTTGCGGCCGACCACCATGATCGCCGCGCTCAACGACTGGATCGACTCTCTCGCCCGGCACGGCTTTGAGAAGATCTATTTCCTCAATGGCCATGGCGGCAATATCGCAACCATCGGCGCAGCGTTTGCAGAAAGCTATTCCAATTGGTCGTTTGACGGTGAAGCCTGCCCCTATGAGCTGATGCAGCGCAATTGGTGGGATCTGCCCGGCGTCATGGATGTGTGCCGCTCGCTGTTTCCGGTGGGCGAGGGCAGTCACGCCACTGCGTCTGAAGTGTCGGTGACGTATTACGCCTATCCCGAACACGTCAAAGACGTGGTGATGAGCCCGAAGATCGCCCCTAACGGGCGCTTCACCGATGCGGATAATTACCGCAAGACCTTCCCCGACGGCCGGATCGGCTCAGACCCCGCCCAGGCGACGCCTGAGAAGGGCGCGACCATCGTTCAGGCGGCGCGCAAGGCGGTGATCCAGGATGTGACGGCGTTCTTCAGCCGCTAA
- the acs gene encoding acetate--CoA ligase produces the protein MSETVIGVPQSFADAKINAERYADMYARSINDPDAFWADEAKRLDWYTEPTKISDVSFAKDSLHIRWFEDGVLNVSYNCIDRHLPKRANKVALIWEGDNPAFHHSITYAQLHNHVCRFANELKKIGVKKGDRVTLYMPMIPEAAYAMLACARIGAVHSVVFGGFSPDALAGRINDCQSEFVVTADQGVRGNKGVPLKANVDKALEQAPGVKAVLCIRHTGAQVPWVEGRDFWHHDLALEVDAKCEPEPMKAEDPLFILYTSGSTGKPKGVLHTTGGYLVWASMTHEYTFDHREDDVFWCTADVGWVTGHTYIVYGPLANGATSLMYEGVPTWPGPDRCWRIVAKHKVTTIYTAPTAIRALMREGDEPVKKHDRSTLRLLGSVGEPINPEAWRWYYEVVGDKRCPIVDTWWQTETGGHLITPLPGAHALKPGSASFPMFGVQPALVDTEGNLLPDEGAQEGNLVLLGSWPGQMRTVYGDHQRFVETYFSTYENMYFTGDGARRDADGYWWITGRVDDVLNVSGHRLGTAEIESALVAHDLVAEAAVVGYPHDVKGQGIYCYVTLVAGLEPTSETEKTLKAHVRQEIGPVATPDVIQFSPGLPKTRSGKIMRRILRKIAEGEYDKLGDTSTLADPGVVDDLIEGHKISTGQS, from the coding sequence ATGTCCGAGACCGTCATTGGAGTGCCGCAAAGCTTTGCGGACGCCAAGATCAATGCTGAGCGTTATGCCGACATGTACGCGCGCTCGATCAACGACCCTGACGCGTTCTGGGCGGACGAAGCCAAGCGACTGGACTGGTACACGGAGCCCACGAAAATCTCGGACGTCTCCTTCGCCAAGGACAGCCTGCATATCCGCTGGTTTGAGGACGGGGTCCTGAATGTCAGCTATAATTGTATTGACCGGCATCTGCCCAAACGCGCCAACAAGGTCGCGCTGATCTGGGAAGGTGATAATCCGGCCTTTCATCATTCGATCACCTACGCCCAGCTGCACAACCATGTGTGCCGCTTCGCCAACGAGCTGAAAAAGATCGGCGTCAAGAAAGGCGACCGGGTCACGCTGTACATGCCGATGATCCCCGAGGCCGCCTACGCCATGCTGGCGTGCGCGCGCATCGGCGCGGTGCACTCGGTGGTGTTTGGCGGGTTCAGCCCCGATGCGCTGGCGGGCCGGATCAATGACTGCCAGTCAGAGTTCGTCGTCACCGCCGATCAGGGCGTGCGCGGAAACAAGGGCGTGCCGCTGAAAGCCAATGTGGACAAGGCGCTCGAGCAGGCGCCGGGCGTCAAGGCGGTGCTTTGCATACGCCATACCGGCGCCCAGGTGCCGTGGGTCGAAGGCCGCGATTTCTGGCACCATGATCTGGCGCTGGAAGTGGACGCCAAGTGCGAGCCTGAACCCATGAAGGCGGAAGACCCGCTTTTCATCCTCTACACCTCGGGCTCCACCGGCAAACCCAAGGGCGTGCTGCACACCACGGGCGGCTATCTCGTCTGGGCCTCGATGACCCATGAATACACGTTTGATCATCGCGAGGACGACGTGTTCTGGTGCACCGCCGATGTGGGGTGGGTGACTGGGCACACCTATATCGTGTACGGCCCGCTCGCCAATGGCGCGACATCCTTGATGTATGAGGGCGTGCCCACCTGGCCGGGGCCTGATCGGTGCTGGCGGATCGTGGCCAAGCACAAGGTCACCACCATCTACACCGCGCCCACAGCCATTCGCGCCCTGATGCGCGAAGGCGACGAGCCGGTGAAGAAGCATGACCGCTCAACCTTGCGGCTGCTCGGTTCGGTCGGCGAGCCGATCAACCCAGAGGCCTGGCGCTGGTACTATGAGGTGGTGGGCGACAAGCGCTGCCCGATCGTCGACACCTGGTGGCAGACCGAGACCGGCGGGCATCTGATCACGCCGCTGCCGGGCGCGCATGCGCTCAAGCCGGGCTCTGCAAGTTTCCCCATGTTCGGCGTGCAGCCGGCTTTGGTGGACACGGAAGGCAATCTTCTGCCTGACGAGGGCGCACAGGAAGGCAATCTGGTGCTGCTGGGCAGCTGGCCGGGCCAGATGCGTACGGTCTATGGCGACCATCAGCGCTTCGTCGAGACCTATTTCTCCACCTATGAGAACATGTATTTCACCGGCGACGGCGCGCGCCGGGACGCGGATGGATACTGGTGGATCACCGGCCGGGTGGATGATGTTCTGAACGTGTCGGGTCATCGCCTGGGCACCGCCGAGATCGAAAGCGCGCTGGTGGCCCATGACCTGGTCGCCGAAGCGGCGGTGGTCGGCTATCCCCACGACGTCAAAGGCCAGGGGATATATTGCTATGTCACGCTGGTGGCGGGGCTGGAGCCGACGAGTGAGACCGAGAAAACGCTCAAGGCCCATGTGCGTCAGGAGATCGGGCCGGTGGCCACGCCCGATGTGATCCAGTTCTCGCCCGGCCTGCCCAAGACCCGGTCGGGCAAGATCATGCGCCGGATTCTGCGCAAGATCGCCGAGGGCGAGTACGACAAGCTGGGAGACACCTCGACCCTGGCTGATCCGGGCGTGGTCGACGATCTGATCGAAGGTCACAAGATTTCGACCGGTCAGTCCTAG
- a CDS encoding TetR/AcrR family transcriptional regulator produces MPGTPANDAAPRQTRLRDKPQQRRARQRLDAILTAAEALVEEMEAEAITTNLIADRAGVPVSSVYRYFKNVSAVFAYLFEDLNEEIIAVIEDALAKSQPGWDDWREVTGSIITRLHGFLVDNPSYWKLLLVMQSSQQLRDAKAAMIDQVAGMLSDRWAQGMDGFSGGDPKLVGRFTVEIFMSIETRCAQMRDPSGVDEMFVELVKALEAYLSLYLNKVPPGPDGRPAD; encoded by the coding sequence GTGCCCGGAACACCCGCCAATGACGCAGCGCCGCGACAAACCCGGTTGCGCGACAAACCCCAGCAGCGCCGTGCGCGCCAGCGGCTTGACGCCATACTGACCGCCGCTGAAGCGCTGGTGGAAGAGATGGAGGCGGAGGCGATCACCACAAATCTGATCGCCGATCGCGCCGGCGTACCCGTCAGCTCGGTGTATCGCTATTTCAAGAATGTCTCGGCGGTCTTCGCCTATCTGTTTGAAGACCTGAACGAGGAAATCATCGCCGTCATCGAGGACGCCCTCGCCAAGTCACAACCGGGATGGGATGACTGGCGCGAGGTGACCGGGTCGATCATCACACGGCTGCATGGCTTCCTGGTGGACAATCCCAGTTATTGGAAACTCTTGCTGGTGATGCAATCCAGCCAGCAATTGCGCGACGCCAAGGCCGCCATGATCGACCAGGTCGCCGGCATGCTGAGTGATCGCTGGGCGCAGGGAATGGACGGATTTTCCGGCGGAGATCCCAAACTCGTCGGCCGGTTCACCGTCGAGATCTTCATGTCCATCGAGACGCGGTGCGCCCAGATGCGCGATCCATCAGGCGTCGATGAAATGTTCGTCGAGCTGGTGAAGGCGCTCGAGGCGTATCTGTCGCTCTACCTCAACAAGGTTCCGCCGGGGCCTGACGGGCGCCCGGCGGACTAG
- a CDS encoding TonB-dependent receptor has translation MKHALFFSVSASVLALSTPLAPALAQEGVSNTGVDTITVTAQRRTQDIQDVPLAIEVVTAENIDAIAATNLSDLDQFVPGLNVGGGSPTQPRFAIRGVSTSDFGVGTDPAVGVYVDGIYAARSGASLLAFNDVSRVEVIKGPQGTLFGRNSAAGAISITSNAPSEDVEAELALRMGENKLRRFEGLVNIPFAEDFALRMNMVVNKRDGLLTDAVTGEDYDRQDNWAVRAAVGWTPGEMTDVVFRFTREKLDEDGRAAIGITPLPAAPGRPPVPVDVTALLNPFDTPITNDVRGNIEQRDLDEASLHVTHDFGAFTLQSISAFRYFETSNRQDEDGTNRIELYFDTNNIEQNQSWYQEFRLSGANDRFDWVAGVSYYDENATQISETGAFTNSIETALFNLGVGTPFSDLENGLLIPFGLQQRLLGHEWTESMYNRGDFSAFAAFADVEWRLTDRFSLIGGARYTRDEKTFSWLNGPRMAPDLDQALAELDALGVLGLAGVSPADFGFDIVFDLSGVAGLACDNGVTVAEGVLCERSDSWDDISPRLVANFNAMDNLLLFASYTQGYKAGGYNSVEVGSRFENEDVDNFEAGLKWTAPDRSMRIAASIFHYLYKDKQAVRLVANVGGSGVPQYVVETSDETGTGVDFQIDWAPLAGFEAYLNLQYIDVTFDERITRSGLDLSGQPTGTPEWSLSTGASQTWALPNGSEFEVLGAYAYTSENRCNEEARQQLGCAVIAGIQNGEAQHRLDLRAYWRDSADRFQLGAYVNNVFDEQYLDGVGSLTADTFGTTHAQITPPRMWGVDLRIRY, from the coding sequence ATGAAACATGCGCTCTTTTTCAGCGTATCCGCCAGTGTGCTCGCTTTGTCGACGCCTCTGGCGCCGGCTCTGGCTCAGGAGGGCGTGTCCAATACAGGCGTGGACACGATCACCGTCACGGCCCAGCGACGCACCCAGGACATTCAGGACGTTCCGCTGGCCATCGAGGTGGTGACGGCGGAAAATATCGACGCCATCGCCGCAACCAATCTCAGCGATCTGGATCAGTTCGTTCCCGGGCTGAATGTGGGCGGCGGCAGTCCGACCCAGCCGCGCTTCGCCATTCGCGGCGTCTCCACATCTGATTTCGGCGTCGGCACGGATCCGGCAGTCGGCGTCTATGTGGACGGCATTTATGCGGCGCGCTCCGGCGCGTCCCTGCTGGCGTTCAACGATGTCAGCCGGGTCGAGGTGATCAAGGGACCGCAGGGGACCTTGTTTGGTCGCAACTCGGCGGCCGGCGCTATTTCGATCACCTCAAATGCGCCTTCGGAGGACGTGGAGGCCGAGCTGGCCTTGCGGATGGGCGAGAACAAGCTGCGGCGCTTTGAAGGGCTGGTGAACATCCCCTTCGCCGAGGATTTCGCCCTGCGCATGAACATGGTGGTCAACAAGCGCGACGGCCTTCTGACCGACGCCGTGACTGGCGAAGACTATGACCGTCAGGACAATTGGGCGGTGCGCGCGGCGGTCGGCTGGACGCCGGGCGAGATGACCGATGTGGTGTTCCGCTTCACCCGTGAAAAGCTCGATGAAGACGGCCGCGCCGCCATCGGCATCACGCCCTTGCCAGCGGCGCCCGGACGTCCGCCGGTGCCGGTGGATGTCACCGCGCTTCTCAACCCGTTCGACACCCCCATCACCAATGATGTGCGGGGCAATATCGAACAGCGCGATCTGGATGAAGCCTCCTTGCATGTGACCCATGATTTCGGGGCCTTCACCCTGCAATCCATCTCCGCCTTCCGGTATTTCGAGACCTCCAACCGTCAGGACGAGGACGGCACCAACCGGATCGAGCTCTATTTTGACACCAACAATATCGAGCAGAACCAGAGCTGGTATCAGGAGTTCCGCCTGTCCGGCGCGAATGACCGTTTCGACTGGGTCGCGGGCGTCAGCTATTATGATGAAAACGCCACCCAGATCAGCGAAACCGGCGCGTTCACCAATTCGATCGAAACCGCCTTGTTCAATCTGGGGGTCGGCACGCCGTTCAGTGATCTTGAGAACGGCTTGTTGATCCCGTTTGGTCTGCAGCAGCGCCTGCTGGGCCATGAATGGACCGAGTCCATGTACAATCGCGGTGATTTCTCGGCCTTCGCCGCTTTTGCGGATGTGGAGTGGCGACTGACCGACCGATTCTCGCTGATTGGCGGCGCGCGCTATACGCGCGATGAAAAGACCTTCTCCTGGCTCAACGGGCCGCGAATGGCGCCGGATCTGGATCAGGCGCTGGCCGAGCTGGACGCCTTGGGCGTGCTCGGACTGGCGGGCGTCAGCCCGGCCGATTTCGGGTTTGACATCGTGTTTGATCTGTCCGGCGTGGCGGGCCTTGCCTGTGACAACGGCGTGACCGTGGCTGAAGGGGTTCTGTGCGAACGGTCTGACAGCTGGGATGATATCAGCCCGCGTCTGGTGGCGAACTTCAACGCCATGGACAATCTGCTGCTCTTTGCCTCCTACACTCAAGGCTACAAGGCGGGCGGCTATAACAGCGTCGAGGTCGGCTCGCGCTTTGAAAATGAAGATGTAGACAATTTCGAAGCGGGTCTGAAATGGACGGCGCCGGATCGCTCCATGCGTATCGCCGCCTCGATCTTCCATTATCTGTACAAGGACAAACAGGCTGTACGGCTGGTCGCCAATGTGGGCGGATCCGGCGTGCCGCAATATGTGGTGGAGACCAGCGATGAGACGGGAACCGGCGTGGACTTCCAGATCGACTGGGCGCCGCTTGCGGGCTTTGAGGCCTATCTGAACCTGCAATATATCGACGTCACCTTTGACGAGCGGATCACCCGATCGGGCCTTGATCTGTCCGGACAGCCGACCGGCACGCCGGAATGGTCACTCTCGACAGGGGCCAGCCAAACCTGGGCGCTGCCGAACGGCTCAGAGTTCGAAGTCCTGGGCGCTTACGCCTACACCAGCGAGAACCGCTGCAATGAGGAAGCGCGCCAGCAGCTTGGCTGCGCGGTGATCGCCGGCATTCAGAATGGCGAAGCCCAACACCGGCTCGATCTGCGGGCCTATTGGCGTGACAGCGCCGATCGGTTCCAGCTTGGCGCCTACGTCAACAACGTCTTTGATGAGCAATATCTCGACGGCGTGGGCAGTCTGACCGCGGACACCTTCGGCACGACGCACGCCCAGATCACTCCGCCGCGCATGTGGGGCGTGGATCTGCGGATCCGCTACTAG
- a CDS encoding parallel beta-helix domain-containing protein, whose translation MKHFKAVLIATSVLTLAACGGPEESRDVTGFDREYQSVLMNALLDAQPGDVIDIPAGEFIIERGLSLTVDNVTLRGAGMDETVLSFAEQRQGAEGLLVSGVDGFTLENLAFEDTVGDSVKISDSSDVVIRSVRVEWTNGPSTDNGAYGLYPVQSTNVLIDGAVAIGASDAGIYVGQSENVIVRNSRAEYNVAGIEIENCNNADVYGNVATNNTGGILIFNMPNLPRPGAGTRVFDNDVYENNTANFGHAGTPVASVPAGSGILINSNDDVEIFNNRLRDNRTAHVIISSLYTSGYEDLGVTEGFDPYPETIHIHSNSYEGGGGNPDGLELQALRIALFGPTGRMPGVLWDGYVDQDKMVDGSLPDDLRLCVRDAEVLNADAPNGFSSPQMADAALFDCSHDPRPAVELDL comes from the coding sequence ATGAAACATTTCAAAGCAGTCCTGATCGCGACGAGCGTTCTCACCCTTGCGGCGTGCGGCGGCCCGGAGGAAAGCCGCGATGTCACAGGCTTTGATCGCGAGTATCAGAGCGTCTTGATGAACGCGCTTCTGGACGCCCAGCCTGGCGACGTCATCGACATTCCGGCGGGCGAATTCATCATCGAGCGCGGTCTGTCGCTGACCGTGGACAATGTGACTTTGCGCGGCGCGGGCATGGACGAGACGGTGCTGTCCTTCGCCGAGCAGCGCCAGGGGGCTGAAGGCCTACTGGTGTCTGGCGTGGACGGGTTCACGCTGGAAAATCTCGCCTTTGAGGACACGGTCGGGGATTCCGTGAAGATTTCTGACTCCTCAGATGTGGTGATCCGCAGTGTGCGCGTGGAATGGACTAATGGTCCGTCTACGGACAATGGCGCGTATGGCCTGTATCCCGTCCAGTCGACCAATGTGCTGATCGATGGCGCGGTGGCGATCGGAGCGTCGGATGCGGGCATCTATGTGGGCCAGTCTGAAAACGTCATCGTTCGCAATTCGCGCGCCGAATACAATGTCGCCGGCATCGAGATCGAGAACTGCAACAATGCCGATGTCTACGGCAATGTGGCGACGAACAACACCGGCGGCATCCTGATCTTCAACATGCCCAACCTGCCGCGTCCGGGCGCCGGCACGCGGGTGTTTGACAATGACGTTTATGAGAACAACACCGCCAATTTCGGCCATGCCGGCACGCCGGTGGCCAGCGTTCCGGCCGGTTCGGGAATCTTGATCAACTCCAACGATGATGTGGAGATTTTCAACAATCGGCTGCGCGACAATCGCACCGCCCATGTGATCATCTCTTCGCTTTATACCTCTGGCTATGAAGATCTGGGCGTCACCGAAGGCTTTGACCCCTACCCAGAGACCATCCACATCCATTCCAATTCGTATGAAGGCGGCGGCGGCAATCCTGACGGCCTGGAGCTGCAGGCCCTGCGCATCGCCTTGTTTGGCCCGACCGGTCGCATGCCCGGCGTGCTGTGGGACGGCTATGTGGATCAGGACAAGATGGTGGACGGCTCGCTGCCGGACGATCTGCGCCTGTGCGTGAGAGACGCAGAGGTGCTCAATGCGGACGCGCCGAACGGTTTCTCCAGCCCGCAGATGGCGGACGCCGCCTTGTTTGACTGCAGCCATGATCCGCGCCCCGCAGTGGAGCTTGATCTGTGA
- a CDS encoding SO2930 family diheme c-type cytochrome, translated as MIRRIVMSLCVSVLLAACAQEAPPAPPQPSFIAEGRPETLSDWGQLAVGGGVLVLGDQVTPYTLATGLFTDYAQKLRTVWIPASAGPAGYDPDVAFDFPVGTVITKTFYYPRAAGGFDRVLKAESGMAHYTDRQLDLDAVRLIETRVLVHRETGWETLPYVWNDEQTEARLSRAGAFVDLTLVSEAGEQALGYLVPNVNQCAGCHETDTTDGVGARPIGPRARHMNTDFEYFDGVANQIDHWSELGLLADAPASEDAPRNASWNGELPLAGVALDDAARAYLDINCAHCHSRTGPGDTSGLYLEASEPVGPHLGICKLPIAAGRGTGDRRYDIVPGSSEDSILSYRLASVQSDVMMPELGRALSHDEGVALIAAWIDAMSGGCS; from the coding sequence GTGATCAGACGCATCGTCATGAGCCTGTGCGTGAGCGTCCTGCTGGCCGCTTGCGCGCAGGAGGCGCCGCCCGCGCCGCCTCAACCAAGCTTTATCGCCGAGGGACGCCCTGAAACGCTGTCGGACTGGGGTCAACTCGCCGTGGGCGGCGGTGTGCTGGTGCTGGGCGACCAGGTGACGCCGTATACGCTCGCCACGGGACTCTTTACTGATTACGCCCAGAAATTGCGCACGGTGTGGATTCCCGCCAGCGCGGGCCCGGCCGGATATGATCCGGACGTCGCGTTTGACTTCCCCGTGGGCACAGTCATCACCAAGACCTTTTACTATCCGCGCGCGGCAGGCGGATTTGACCGTGTTCTCAAGGCGGAATCAGGCATGGCGCATTATACGGATCGCCAGCTGGATCTGGACGCCGTGCGCCTGATCGAGACCCGGGTGCTGGTGCATCGGGAGACGGGCTGGGAGACTTTGCCCTATGTCTGGAATGACGAGCAGACCGAGGCGCGCCTGTCGCGCGCCGGGGCGTTTGTCGACCTGACCCTGGTGTCTGAGGCGGGCGAGCAGGCTCTGGGCTATCTGGTGCCGAATGTGAACCAGTGCGCAGGGTGCCATGAGACCGATACCACTGACGGCGTCGGCGCGCGTCCCATCGGACCTCGAGCGCGGCATATGAACACCGATTTTGAGTATTTTGACGGTGTGGCGAACCAGATCGACCATTGGTCCGAGCTGGGCTTGCTGGCGGATGCGCCGGCGTCAGAAGACGCGCCGCGCAATGCGTCGTGGAACGGCGAATTGCCGCTGGCGGGCGTCGCGCTGGATGACGCAGCCCGCGCCTATCTCGACATCAATTGCGCCCATTGCCATTCCCGGACGGGACCGGGCGATACGTCCGGTCTGTATCTGGAGGCGTCTGAACCCGTGGGACCGCATCTTGGCATTTGCAAATTGCCGATCGCGGCGGGACGCGGCACGGGCGACCGGCGCTATGACATCGTGCCGGGATCCTCAGAGGACTCCATCCTCTCCTATCGTCTGGCGAGCGTGCAGTCTGATGTGATGATGCCCGAGCTCGGCCGCGCCCTCAGCCATGACGAAGGCGTTGCGCTTATCGCGGCCTGGATTGACGCGATGAGCGGCGGTTGTAGCTAA
- a CDS encoding baeRF12 domain-containing protein, with protein MPLHKEPLWVAAFDGGKAMIFENTGPRTAPELALRAEFEIDNPPDRDQVSDAPGRLADGAGRSGGAGLPKGVAVGASSVEHANAHDLAETEFVSDFIRHLNAEAEAERFGELIILAAPRALGVARPVMEPALTDRIIAQEPKDVVRESSSVIAERVGAILFPD; from the coding sequence ATGCCTTTGCACAAAGAGCCGCTCTGGGTGGCCGCTTTCGATGGCGGCAAGGCGATGATCTTTGAAAACACCGGCCCTCGCACGGCGCCAGAGTTGGCGTTGCGGGCAGAGTTTGAGATCGACAATCCGCCAGACCGCGATCAGGTCAGTGACGCGCCGGGACGTCTCGCGGACGGCGCCGGGCGCAGCGGCGGAGCCGGGCTGCCAAAGGGCGTGGCGGTCGGCGCGTCCAGCGTCGAGCATGCCAACGCCCATGATCTCGCCGAGACCGAGTTCGTCAGTGACTTTATTCGTCATTTAAACGCTGAGGCTGAGGCGGAGCGTTTTGGGGAGCTGATCATTCTGGCTGCGCCGCGCGCATTGGGTGTCGCTCGTCCCGTGATGGAGCCGGCGCTGACCGATCGGATTATCGCGCAAGAGCCCAAGGATGTGGTCCGCGAATCCAGTTCTGTGATCGCCGAGCGGGTCGGCGCGATCCTGTTTCCCGATTGA
- a CDS encoding GNAT family N-acetyltransferase, with amino-acid sequence MSAPQTSRPDVNPLDIHLRPAQARDEAFLRQVHDAGRAWEFEMLRGQVDDHLLATVYKQQYGAQHDAYFNAFTLAKYAVIEWCSAPVGRVYADFRDHEIRLLDINVLPAYRGRGIGEIVIRGLCGAASQQRVPLTLQVNPLNPARALYVRLGFISQGLAGEGSPGAGAFIEMAWRDPLTTPDQAEASPG; translated from the coding sequence ATGTCTGCGCCCCAAACCTCACGACCGGATGTCAATCCGCTCGACATTCACTTGCGCCCCGCTCAGGCCCGGGACGAAGCCTTTTTACGCCAGGTGCATGATGCGGGCCGGGCCTGGGAGTTTGAAATGTTGCGCGGGCAGGTGGACGACCATTTGCTCGCAACCGTCTACAAACAGCAATACGGCGCGCAACATGACGCCTATTTCAACGCCTTCACGCTGGCCAAATACGCTGTGATCGAATGGTGCAGCGCCCCGGTCGGGCGCGTATACGCCGACTTTCGTGATCACGAAATCCGTCTGCTCGACATCAACGTCCTGCCCGCCTATCGCGGTCGCGGGATTGGTGAAATCGTCATTCGCGGGCTCTGCGGCGCCGCTTCTCAACAACGCGTGCCGCTGACCTTGCAAGTCAATCCGCTCAACCCGGCGCGTGCGCTTTACGTCAGGCTGGGCTTCATCTCTCAGGGGCTCGCCGGCGAGGGGTCTCCCGGCGCCGGGGCCTTTATCGAAATGGCCTGGCGCGACCCGCTGACGACGCCTGATCAGGCTGAAGCCAGCCCAGGCTGA
- a CDS encoding DUF6916 family protein: MTTIEKLTADIFKPLVGETFDMEGRSLTLKTVSEGKAPTPSLPTPFTLEFSGPEDFHPMSAYALSHDAIGSHDLLIHRVGPSDEPLFQIIFG; encoded by the coding sequence ATGACCACGATCGAAAAGCTGACAGCAGACATTTTCAAACCGCTTGTGGGTGAAACCTTTGACATGGAAGGCCGCAGCCTGACGCTGAAGACCGTCTCCGAAGGCAAGGCGCCGACGCCGTCCCTGCCGACGCCGTTCACGCTGGAATTCAGCGGACCGGAAGACTTCCACCCCATGAGCGCTTATGCGCTGAGCCATGATGCGATCGGCTCGCACGATCTGCTGATCCATAGGGTCGGACCAAGCGACGAACCGCTGTTCCAAATCATCTTCGGTTAA